Proteins encoded together in one Candidatus Desulfatibia profunda window:
- a CDS encoding OmpA family protein — translation MEQSKYSISDIIEEEEDQRGWLVTYADLMTLLLVFFILMYAISSLNLEKFKRVVSSIQVSLGEKRPPVELLEIVETPAGTNQKVSLAYLSGLRSREQKILNDIDDMIEEKKMGQHIVAHLSKGKIHIQIRGKVLFESGSAELNNDAKPILEKIAKIIKDYGEYSVNIKGHTDNTPISTVQFASNWELSAIRSTTVLKSLIDGGIDPTRLTATGYGDFLPLVPNDSADNRAINRRVEFVLEKRTE, via the coding sequence ATGGAGCAAAGCAAATATTCGATTTCCGATATCATTGAAGAAGAAGAAGATCAACGGGGCTGGCTTGTGACATATGCCGACCTAATGACCCTGCTTCTGGTCTTCTTTATCCTCATGTATGCCATATCATCCCTAAATCTGGAAAAATTTAAACGTGTCGTATCATCGATCCAGGTGAGTTTAGGTGAAAAAAGGCCTCCGGTCGAGCTTTTGGAAATTGTCGAGACACCGGCAGGAACGAACCAGAAAGTAAGCCTGGCGTATTTATCCGGCCTAAGATCCAGAGAGCAAAAGATATTAAATGATATTGATGATATGATTGAAGAAAAAAAAATGGGTCAACATATCGTCGCGCATTTATCCAAAGGAAAGATTCACATTCAGATCAGGGGTAAAGTTCTCTTTGAATCCGGATCCGCCGAACTGAATAACGATGCAAAACCGATCTTGGAAAAAATAGCAAAGATTATAAAAGACTATGGAGAATACAGCGTAAATATCAAAGGACATACGGATAATACGCCCATATCGACGGTCCAATTTGCCTCGAACTGGGAACTTTCTGCAATCCGGTCCACAACGGTCTTGAAATCCCTTATTGACGGAGGCATTGATCCCACCCGGCTAACGGCAACCGGCTATGGAGATTTTCTGCCGTTGGTTCCCAACGATTCCGCCGATAACAGGGCCATAAACAGGAGGGTTGAATTTGTTCTGGAAAAGAGAACAGAATAG
- a CDS encoding PilZ domain-containing protein → MFWKREQNSSEIFCYESKDRRSSFRVFPAESAPIVFELDGEKVGVIDIGAGGLSFKNKNFRNGDSLSIEFLLPGWNVPITTALKINEIDQQNICHCQFKEIGADEVEAIHQYVLKRQKEVIQSKKEKKKKKPVIALPPPG, encoded by the coding sequence TTGTTCTGGAAAAGAGAACAGAATAGTTCTGAAATATTTTGTTATGAAAGCAAAGACAGGCGGTCATCCTTTAGGGTGTTTCCCGCCGAAAGCGCTCCCATCGTATTTGAACTCGATGGAGAAAAAGTGGGTGTTATCGATATTGGCGCCGGCGGTCTTTCCTTTAAGAATAAGAATTTTAGAAACGGCGATTCTCTGTCGATAGAATTTTTGCTTCCCGGCTGGAATGTACCCATAACAACTGCTTTAAAAATCAACGAAATAGACCAACAAAATATTTGTCATTGCCAGTTTAAAGAAATAGGAGCCGATGAGGTTGAAGCAATTCACCAATATGTTTTAAAAAGACAGAAAGAGGTCATTCAATCAAAAAAAGAAAAAAAGAAAAAAAAGCCGGTTATTGCTCTACCGCCTCCAGGATAA